In a single window of the Streptacidiphilus sp. P02-A3a genome:
- a CDS encoding HemK2/MTQ2 family protein methyltransferase: MWLLRPPGVYGAQGDTALLIESLGRERLRPGCRVLEIGSGSGAVAVAAARWGAAVTAVDVSRRALATTWVNGVLQGRRISVRRGDLLAPVSGRRFDVVVSNPPYVPGSSDHLPGHGITRAWDAGPTGRALLDRICEQVPAVLAPGGVLLLVHSSLCDVDRTSAALSAAGLGTEVVARVRQPFGPVMLARAAWFEECGIIAPGQREEELVVVRGVRSR, translated from the coding sequence ATGTGGTTGCTGAGGCCCCCCGGTGTGTACGGCGCGCAAGGGGACACCGCGTTGCTGATCGAAAGCCTGGGGCGGGAGCGGCTGCGCCCCGGGTGCCGGGTGCTGGAGATCGGCTCGGGCAGTGGCGCGGTGGCGGTCGCGGCGGCCCGCTGGGGTGCCGCGGTGACCGCGGTCGACGTGTCGCGCCGGGCGCTCGCCACCACCTGGGTGAACGGGGTGCTCCAGGGGCGGCGGATCTCGGTACGGCGCGGGGACCTGCTGGCGCCGGTGTCCGGCCGCCGTTTCGACGTGGTGGTCTCCAACCCTCCCTATGTCCCGGGCTCCAGCGATCACCTGCCCGGGCACGGCATCACCCGGGCCTGGGACGCCGGGCCGACCGGGCGGGCGCTGCTGGACCGCATCTGCGAGCAGGTCCCGGCGGTGCTCGCCCCCGGCGGCGTGCTGCTGCTGGTCCATTCCTCGCTCTGCGACGTGGACCGGACGTCCGCCGCGCTGTCCGCCGCCGGGCTGGGGACCGAGGTCGTGGCCCGGGTCCGGCAGCCGTTCGGCCCGGTGATGCTGGCCCGCGCGGCCTGGTTCGAGGAGTGCGGAATCATCGCACCGGGACAGCGCGA
- a CDS encoding complex I subunit 5 family protein, whose protein sequence is MNASDLLPLAVAVPLLGAAVFAAVGRLLPRLASDILATAWALADLVLLAVLWHRANGRTLTNWVGGWRPHDGEGVGVVLVGDPIGVGMALLAAALILAVTVYAWRYFAEPPSGHPGTFPALILLFEAGMCGFALTGDLFNAFVFFELMGAVAYALTGYHVEDPRPLQGALTFGIVNSLAAYCSLTGIGLLYARTGELGMAQIGLHLADHRTDALVVAAFVLVLTGLLVKAAMVPFHFWLPDAHAVAPTPVCMLLSGVMVELGVYGAARVYWTVFSGPGGIPAAAVHEVLVTAGVVTALLGAVMCWQQRHVKRMLAFSTISHIGLFLIGVALLNAPGVAGTALYVAGHAGAKAALFALTGVLLDQYGSVDEHTLFGRAVRLRWSVGLMFGLGGLALAGVPPFGTGLGKALTERAAGADLAWLPAVFVLTSALTAGAVLRTAARIFTGAGATPHDGSDAQTRGDHEEPEVREPGRPVPLPMLVVPGLLLAACLAVGLLPGLGAELARAGRLFTDRAAYTAAAGLPAPAGPAVSATAGAAATGTGWTTEGVLLGALSGVLAAAFAATALWGPNLTGTTVRRLGGLAAAGSRRLVLPLRRLHSGRLGDNVAWLATGIAGLLAAFTALK, encoded by the coding sequence GTGAACGCCTCCGACCTGCTGCCGCTAGCCGTCGCGGTACCGCTGCTGGGCGCGGCCGTGTTCGCCGCTGTCGGCCGCCTGCTGCCACGGCTCGCCAGCGACATCCTGGCCACCGCCTGGGCGCTGGCCGACCTCGTCCTCCTCGCGGTCCTGTGGCACCGGGCGAACGGCAGGACGCTGACGAACTGGGTCGGCGGCTGGCGGCCGCACGACGGCGAGGGCGTGGGCGTCGTCCTGGTGGGCGACCCGATCGGGGTCGGCATGGCCCTGCTGGCCGCGGCGCTGATCCTGGCCGTCACCGTCTACGCGTGGCGCTACTTCGCCGAGCCGCCCAGCGGGCACCCCGGTACCTTCCCGGCCCTGATCCTGCTGTTCGAGGCCGGAATGTGCGGCTTCGCGCTGACCGGCGACCTGTTCAACGCCTTCGTCTTCTTCGAGCTCATGGGCGCGGTCGCCTACGCGCTCACCGGCTACCACGTCGAGGACCCGCGCCCGCTGCAGGGCGCGCTCACCTTCGGCATCGTCAACTCGCTCGCCGCCTACTGCTCGTTGACCGGCATCGGGCTGCTGTACGCGCGCACCGGAGAGCTGGGCATGGCCCAGATCGGCCTCCACCTGGCCGACCACCGCACCGACGCGCTGGTGGTGGCGGCCTTCGTGCTGGTGCTGACCGGGCTGCTGGTCAAGGCGGCGATGGTGCCGTTCCACTTCTGGCTGCCGGACGCGCACGCCGTCGCCCCGACACCGGTGTGCATGCTGCTCTCCGGGGTCATGGTCGAACTCGGCGTCTACGGCGCGGCCCGGGTCTACTGGACCGTGTTCTCCGGGCCGGGCGGCATCCCCGCCGCCGCGGTGCACGAGGTGCTGGTCACCGCCGGGGTGGTCACCGCGCTGCTGGGGGCGGTCATGTGCTGGCAGCAGCGGCACGTCAAGCGGATGCTGGCGTTCTCGACCATCAGCCACATCGGCCTGTTCCTGATCGGCGTGGCCCTGCTCAACGCCCCCGGCGTGGCCGGAACCGCCCTGTACGTCGCCGGTCACGCGGGAGCCAAGGCCGCGCTGTTCGCCCTCACCGGAGTGCTGCTCGACCAGTACGGCTCGGTCGACGAGCACACGCTCTTCGGCAGGGCCGTGCGGTTGCGATGGAGCGTGGGGCTGATGTTCGGCCTCGGCGGCCTGGCCCTGGCCGGGGTCCCGCCCTTCGGTACCGGGCTGGGCAAGGCGCTGACCGAGCGGGCGGCCGGGGCGGATCTGGCCTGGCTGCCCGCCGTCTTCGTGCTCACCTCCGCGCTCACCGCGGGAGCCGTGCTGCGCACCGCGGCCCGGATCTTCACCGGGGCCGGGGCGACGCCGCACGACGGCAGCGACGCGCAGACCCGGGGCGACCACGAGGAACCGGAGGTCCGCGAGCCGGGCCGCCCGGTCCCGCTGCCCATGCTGGTCGTGCCCGGGCTGCTGCTGGCGGCCTGCCTGGCCGTCGGCCTGCTGCCCGGCCTCGGTGCGGAGCTGGCCCGGGCCGGTCGGCTGTTCACCGACCGGGCGGCCTACACGGCGGCGGCCGGACTCCCGGCCCCCGCCGGACCGGCCGTGTCCGCGACGGCCGGGGCAGCCGCGACCGGGACGGGGTGGACCACGGAGGGCGTCCTGCTGGGGGCGCTGTCGGGGGTCCTCGCCGCGGCGTTCGCCGCGACCGCGCTCTGGGGGCCGAACCTCACCGGGACCACCGTCCGGCGGCTGGGCGGCCTGGCCGCCGCGGGCAGCCGACGGCTGGTGCTGCCGCTTCGCCGACTGCACTCCGGCCGCCTGGGCGACAACGTCGCCTGGCTGGCCACCGGGATCGCCGGACTGCTCGCCGCCTTCACCGCGCTGAAATAG
- a CDS encoding sodium:proton antiporter: MHVLPYLVSGWILLVGMYGLATSRNLIHAVGCLAVAQSSTYVLLLSIGFRRGGTAPVFSDVPTGSVVVDPVVQALALTDVVVGATVTALLLSLVIQLHKRHSTIDPDQLNGLRG, translated from the coding sequence ATCCACGTACTCCCCTACCTGGTCTCCGGATGGATCCTGCTGGTCGGCATGTACGGGCTGGCGACCAGCCGCAACCTGATCCACGCGGTGGGCTGCCTGGCGGTGGCCCAGTCCTCCACCTACGTCCTGCTGCTGTCCATCGGCTTCCGGCGCGGCGGCACCGCGCCGGTCTTCTCCGACGTCCCGACCGGCTCGGTGGTGGTCGACCCGGTCGTCCAGGCCCTGGCCCTCACCGACGTCGTGGTCGGCGCGACGGTCACCGCCCTGCTCCTGAGCCTGGTGATCCAACTGCACAAACGGCACAGCACGATCGACCCCGACCAGCTCAACGGGCTGCGCGGCTGA
- a CDS encoding MnhB domain-containing protein, with amino-acid sequence MSRTARVRLFLCAAAVIAVAYTLACTGLPHFGAAVHPYGARAVGATLKQRTANTISSINFDQRAFDTLGEESILLGSVLGVSALLRRTGSEREARPRPVRVLPSTSLFGVLLLPVALLTGVYIVAHGQLSPGGGFQGGVILATALHLAYVAADYRVLRRIRPRELLDTLDAVAAGAFTCLGVAGLVAGAAYLQNVLPLGTFNTLSSGGLVPVINAAVGIEVGSGVIVLLAYFLDQTIGTESGDGGTEPNRPTDRDEDSPCPT; translated from the coding sequence GTGAGCCGAACGGCCCGGGTCAGGCTGTTCCTGTGCGCGGCCGCCGTCATCGCCGTCGCCTACACGCTCGCCTGCACCGGCCTTCCGCACTTCGGCGCGGCGGTGCACCCCTACGGCGCCCGCGCCGTGGGGGCGACGCTCAAGCAGCGGACGGCCAACACCATCTCGTCCATCAACTTCGACCAGCGGGCCTTCGACACCCTCGGCGAGGAGTCGATCCTGCTCGGCTCGGTACTCGGGGTGAGCGCCCTGCTGCGCCGCACCGGCAGCGAACGGGAGGCGCGGCCCCGGCCGGTCCGGGTGCTGCCGTCCACCAGCCTGTTCGGGGTCCTGCTGCTGCCGGTGGCGCTGCTGACCGGGGTCTACATCGTCGCGCACGGCCAGCTGAGTCCCGGCGGCGGCTTCCAGGGCGGCGTCATCCTGGCCACCGCCCTGCACCTGGCGTACGTCGCGGCCGACTACCGGGTGCTGCGGCGGATCCGGCCGCGCGAACTCCTGGACACCCTGGACGCGGTGGCCGCCGGTGCCTTCACCTGCCTGGGGGTCGCCGGGCTGGTCGCCGGAGCGGCCTACCTGCAGAACGTCCTGCCGCTGGGAACCTTCAACACGCTCTCCTCCGGGGGGCTCGTCCCGGTGATCAACGCTGCCGTCGGCATCGAGGTGGGGTCCGGGGTGATCGTCCTGCTCGCGTACTTCCTCGACCAGACCATAGGCACCGAGAGCGGGGACGGCGGCACGGAGCCGAACCGTCCGACCGACCGAGACGAGGACTCCCCGTGTCCGACCTGA
- a CDS encoding DUF4040 domain-containing protein — translation MHGSATLVDVLIGLCLLLVATTATAAVFTRDPARQAVVLGMLGLGLALLFTVLQAPDVALSQLGVGTAVTPLLILLTVRRVRRGGDRATPPGPDAGTDDAGAPR, via the coding sequence ATGCACGGGAGCGCCACGCTCGTCGACGTACTGATCGGCCTGTGCCTGCTGCTGGTCGCCACCACCGCCACCGCCGCCGTGTTCACCCGTGACCCGGCGCGCCAGGCCGTGGTCCTGGGCATGCTCGGCCTGGGGTTGGCCCTGCTGTTCACCGTGCTTCAGGCGCCCGACGTGGCGCTGTCGCAACTGGGGGTCGGCACGGCGGTCACTCCGCTGCTGATCCTGCTGACGGTCCGTCGGGTGCGGCGCGGCGGCGACCGCGCGACACCCCCCGGGCCGGACGCCGGAACCGACGACGCGGGGGCCCCGCGGTGA
- a CDS encoding monovalent cation/H(+) antiporter subunit G: MGIRHLIALVLLVTGTGVLLLSACALLALPGPYARLHALAPATSLGAPLIALALAVDTGPGRAAVKLLFVGALLALAGPITTMAIARVVAATDPEAAPVGEECN, from the coding sequence ATGGGCATTCGGCATCTGATCGCGCTGGTACTGCTGGTCACCGGCACCGGTGTGCTGCTGCTGTCGGCCTGTGCGCTGCTGGCGCTTCCGGGGCCCTACGCGCGGCTGCACGCCCTGGCACCGGCGACCTCCCTGGGCGCGCCGCTGATCGCGCTGGCGCTGGCCGTCGACACCGGCCCGGGGCGGGCGGCGGTCAAGCTGCTCTTCGTCGGCGCCCTGCTGGCGCTCGCCGGGCCGATCACCACCATGGCCATCGCCAGGGTCGTCGCGGCGACGGACCCGGAGGCCGCACCGGTCGGCGAGGAGTGCAACTGA
- a CDS encoding monovalent cation/H+ antiporter complex subunit F: MNAWLLASVILLPLGLGPCLWVACRGPAPQRLAGANLAAVLTAVLFMLLAQGFTRSSYLDLALVLAVLAPAGTLVFTRLLVPSAEEPGTPAADQDG, encoded by the coding sequence GTGAACGCCTGGTTGCTCGCCTCCGTGATCCTGCTGCCGCTGGGACTCGGACCCTGCCTGTGGGTCGCCTGCCGGGGTCCGGCACCGCAGCGGCTGGCCGGCGCGAACCTGGCAGCCGTGCTCACGGCGGTGCTGTTCATGCTGCTCGCCCAGGGTTTCACGCGCAGCTCCTACCTGGATCTCGCGCTGGTGCTGGCGGTACTGGCCCCCGCCGGGACCCTGGTGTTCACCCGCCTGCTCGTGCCCTCCGCCGAGGAGCCGGGAACCCCGGCCGCCGACCAGGACGGCTGA
- a CDS encoding Na+/H+ antiporter subunit E — translation MPNPGLRLTVELTAWWGLLFVLYLVLISTVSPLEVAVGAGASALAAVGAWAVHRAARPTLGPGGHWRAAVWAWPGALLTETVRTARLTARALRGHRTAGRMVRVRLRPGVGVAWSTALLSGTPGSCVVDVHDDGPAPVLTVHSLFPRPSGLETVLTEVERP, via the coding sequence ATGCCGAACCCCGGTCTGCGTCTGACTGTTGAACTGACGGCCTGGTGGGGGCTGCTGTTCGTGCTCTACCTGGTCCTGATCAGCACGGTCTCCCCGTTGGAGGTCGCCGTGGGGGCGGGGGCGTCCGCCCTCGCCGCCGTCGGGGCGTGGGCGGTGCACCGGGCGGCTCGTCCCACCCTCGGTCCGGGCGGCCACTGGCGGGCGGCAGTCTGGGCGTGGCCCGGAGCGCTGCTCACCGAGACCGTGCGGACCGCCCGGCTCACGGCCCGGGCGCTGCGCGGCCACCGGACGGCCGGGCGCATGGTCCGGGTGCGGCTGCGACCGGGCGTGGGTGTGGCCTGGTCCACCGCCCTGCTGTCCGGGACGCCCGGCAGTTGCGTGGTGGACGTCCACGATGACGGCCCGGCGCCCGTGCTGACCGTCCATTCGCTGTTTCCCCGGCCCTCCGGGCTGGAGACGGTGCTGACCGAGGTGGAGCGGCCGTGA
- a CDS encoding NACHT domain-containing NTPase, which produces MEPIGAGQPALVALKARLRRLRVERRLTMAGLEQRAGIGHTTASRALNGPTLPSEATLVALGRALGADPGPLLELRRQILPPARESSGVPVPARAGTGADSAFEDRYRRYVQERHGHLSVVGLDLSRPERAFWPLDAAYLSLELAGEPTRLALGPVGMSGPGQPDVRVERAEKALAGLDRVLVRGLAGSGKSTLLQWLAVSAVGPGLPPDLDHLNDSLPFVLPLRTLVRRDRLPSPPEFLASVGCPLAEAQPVGWADRVLSEGRGLLLVDGLDEVPSAQRGHAQTWLRELLAAYPQARVLATTRPSAVPEGWLGSTGFTELTVRPMSPRDVAVFITRWHAAAAAESGTAQERSHLAGLEEALQDTVRSQRDLARLTTTPLLCALVCALHRDRRGHLPQGRMELYEAALSMLLVRRDRERAIDVPEGIELTEHQSIQLLQRLAYWLIRNGQAEMDHDTAVALLEDALPGMPHVSAQGDARAVLTHLVGRSGLLRAPTTESVDFVHRTFQDYLGAKAAVEGHDLGLLVRHAHDDQWEDVLRMAVGHARPDERAVLLRRLVARGDRTARHRTRLHLLATACLENATELDPAVLKEVRDRTSALLPPRSDAEAETLAAVGPVILDLLPGPGGLEEDEAASVVHTAGLIGGDQAMATMKRFRGCTQWEVKWELQQAWRRFDTDAYLREVLQHVPDLHAVGIHTAEQLAAVARLVTPPTVFVYGGVPGHALATPLDPEQLRSLTFFDDPAVRELDFVRAFPSLAHLAFYDCPNIEGLAPLSGSAVSRLTLSGCSPTLIHELAELRGLRQLVLDMELPVSNLADLPVDADLDRLDLGLRASEGISLRGISRWPRLTYLGISSLVGGLPEMAALAELKELYLGRAHRAVLAELPPVPQVERLQLALHPSERDHGFALELVASKLPRLRSLSLNCSDVHGIDLAPLGGLTDLAVLDLYQSAEQPKGAEYLPEVTINRTPRPRS; this is translated from the coding sequence GTGGAACCGATCGGGGCGGGGCAGCCCGCGCTCGTCGCGCTCAAGGCGCGGCTGCGGCGCCTGCGTGTCGAACGGCGCCTGACCATGGCGGGGTTGGAGCAGCGGGCAGGGATCGGGCACACCACTGCCAGCCGGGCACTGAACGGGCCGACGCTGCCCAGTGAGGCCACCCTGGTCGCGCTGGGCCGCGCGCTGGGTGCGGATCCGGGCCCGCTGCTGGAGCTGCGCCGTCAGATCCTGCCGCCCGCCCGGGAGTCGAGCGGAGTGCCGGTCCCCGCCCGCGCCGGAACGGGCGCGGACTCCGCCTTCGAGGACCGGTACCGGCGCTACGTCCAGGAGCGGCACGGTCACCTGTCGGTGGTGGGGTTGGACCTGTCCCGGCCCGAGCGGGCGTTCTGGCCGCTGGACGCCGCCTACCTGAGCCTGGAGCTGGCCGGGGAGCCCACCCGGCTCGCGCTCGGTCCGGTCGGCATGTCCGGCCCGGGCCAGCCGGACGTGAGGGTGGAGCGGGCCGAGAAGGCCCTGGCCGGGCTGGACCGCGTGCTGGTGCGGGGCCTGGCCGGCAGCGGCAAGTCGACGCTGCTGCAGTGGCTCGCGGTCTCCGCCGTCGGCCCCGGCCTGCCGCCGGACCTGGACCACCTGAACGACTCGCTGCCCTTCGTGCTGCCGCTACGCACACTGGTCCGCCGCGACCGGCTGCCGTCCCCGCCCGAGTTCCTCGCCTCCGTCGGCTGTCCGCTGGCGGAGGCCCAACCGGTGGGCTGGGCCGACCGGGTGCTGTCCGAGGGGCGGGGGCTGCTGCTGGTCGACGGCCTGGACGAGGTGCCGTCGGCGCAGCGCGGCCACGCGCAGACCTGGCTGCGGGAGTTACTGGCCGCCTATCCGCAGGCGCGGGTGCTGGCCACCACGCGTCCCTCGGCGGTACCCGAGGGATGGCTGGGGAGCACCGGCTTCACCGAGTTGACGGTGCGCCCGATGAGTCCCCGGGACGTGGCCGTCTTCATCACCCGCTGGCACGCCGCCGCTGCCGCCGAATCCGGAACCGCCCAGGAGCGGTCGCACCTGGCCGGGTTGGAGGAGGCGTTGCAGGACACGGTCCGCTCGCAACGGGACCTGGCCCGGTTGACCACCACTCCGCTGCTGTGCGCCCTGGTCTGCGCGCTCCACCGCGACCGTCGCGGACACCTGCCGCAGGGCCGGATGGAGCTCTACGAGGCGGCGCTGTCGATGCTCCTGGTGCGCCGCGACCGGGAACGCGCCATTGACGTCCCCGAGGGCATCGAACTCACCGAGCACCAGAGCATCCAGCTCCTACAGCGACTGGCCTACTGGCTGATCCGCAACGGTCAGGCCGAGATGGACCACGACACGGCCGTCGCGCTGCTGGAGGACGCCCTGCCGGGCATGCCCCACGTCTCCGCCCAGGGCGACGCCCGCGCCGTGCTGACCCATCTCGTCGGGCGCAGCGGCCTGCTGCGCGCTCCGACCACGGAGAGCGTCGACTTCGTCCACCGGACCTTCCAGGACTACCTCGGGGCCAAGGCGGCCGTGGAGGGCCACGATCTGGGGCTGCTGGTGCGGCACGCCCACGACGACCAGTGGGAGGACGTGCTGCGGATGGCCGTGGGCCACGCGCGGCCCGACGAGCGCGCCGTGCTGCTGCGCCGCCTCGTCGCCCGGGGCGACCGCACCGCTCGGCACCGGACACGCCTTCACCTGCTGGCGACCGCGTGTCTGGAGAACGCCACCGAGCTGGATCCCGCCGTGCTCAAGGAGGTCCGGGACCGCACGAGCGCGCTGCTGCCGCCGCGCAGCGACGCGGAGGCCGAGACGCTCGCCGCTGTCGGCCCGGTCATCCTCGACCTCCTGCCGGGACCCGGCGGCCTGGAGGAGGACGAGGCCGCGAGTGTGGTGCACACCGCCGGCCTCATCGGCGGCGACCAGGCCATGGCCACCATGAAGCGGTTCCGCGGCTGCACCCAGTGGGAGGTGAAGTGGGAGCTCCAGCAGGCCTGGCGCCGCTTCGACACGGACGCGTACCTGCGCGAGGTCCTGCAGCACGTACCCGACCTCCATGCGGTGGGCATCCACACGGCGGAGCAACTGGCCGCAGTCGCCCGGCTGGTCACTCCGCCCACGGTCTTCGTCTACGGAGGAGTCCCCGGTCATGCGCTGGCCACCCCACTCGATCCGGAACAGCTCCGTTCGCTGACCTTCTTCGACGACCCCGCCGTTCGGGAGCTGGACTTCGTCCGAGCCTTCCCTTCCCTGGCACACCTCGCGTTCTACGACTGCCCGAACATCGAGGGCCTCGCACCGCTCTCCGGCTCCGCCGTCAGCAGACTCACGCTGTCGGGTTGCAGCCCGACGCTGATCCACGAGTTGGCCGAGCTACGCGGCCTCCGGCAGTTGGTACTGGACATGGAGCTACCCGTCAGCAACCTTGCCGACCTGCCCGTCGACGCCGACCTGGACCGCCTCGATCTCGGACTCAGAGCCTCTGAAGGCATCAGCCTGCGCGGCATCAGCCGCTGGCCGCGTCTGACGTACCTGGGCATCAGTTCCCTGGTCGGCGGTCTGCCGGAGATGGCCGCCCTGGCTGAGCTCAAGGAGCTCTATCTGGGCCGGGCCCACAGGGCCGTCCTCGCGGAGCTGCCTCCGGTGCCGCAGGTCGAACGGCTGCAGCTGGCGTTGCACCCGTCCGAAAGGGACCACGGATTCGCACTCGAACTCGTCGCCTCCAAGCTCCCACGGCTCCGATCGCTCAGCCTCAACTGCTCCGATGTTCACGGCATCGACCTCGCCCCGCTCGGCGGTCTGACCGACCTGGCCGTCCTCGACCTCTACCAGAGCGCGGAACAGCCCAAGGGCGCCGAGTACCTGCCCGAGGTGACCATCAACCGCACCCCACGCCCCCGCTCCTGA
- the metE gene encoding 5-methyltetrahydropteroyltriglutamate--homocysteine S-methyltransferase: MTSTSAAARAIVYGYPRQGPDRELKKAIEGYWKGRVSADALHRTAAELRRQAWQQLGDAGVDEVPTGDFSLYDHVLDTSVMVGAIPARHREAVAADALDGYFAMARGTQQVAPLEMTKWFDTNYHYLVPELGPDTVFTADSAKQVAELREALALGHTGRPVLVGPITYLLLAKPAPGVAADFRPITLLDRLLPVYAEVLADLKAAGAEWVQLDEPALVQDRTPAELSATARAYRDLTAPTDRPKLLVASYFDRLGEALPVLAGTPIEGLALDFTGPATANLFDLAAAGGLPGKRLVAGVVDGRNIWINDLATSLSTLGTLLDLADGVDVAASCSLLHVPLDSRAERDLDPQVARWLAFARQKAAEITTLARGLRQGTDAIAAELAANRADLASRAGSALTRDPAVRARAAAVGDADTRRAQPYPQRAAAQRARLGLPLLPTTTIGSFPQTTELRTARADLRAGRLDAAGYEQRIAAEIREVLAFQEKTGLDVLVHGEPERNDMVQYFAEQLSGYLATRYGWVQSYGTRYVRPPVLAGDISRPEPMTVRWTSYAQAQTDRPVKGMLTGPVTMLAWSFVRDDQPLAETARQVALALRDEVNDLEASGSSVIQVDEPALRETLPLRAADRAEYLAWATEVFRLTTSGVRADTQIHTHMCYVEFGDILTALDDMDADVSSLEAARSHLEVARQLARAGYPREVGPGVYDIHSPRVPDTDEVAALLRRALDGIPAERLWVNPDCGLKTRGWTEVRASLEHLVAAAREVRDSLPDTTA, translated from the coding sequence GTGACCAGTACATCCGCGGCGGCACGGGCCATCGTGTACGGCTACCCCCGGCAGGGCCCCGACCGGGAGCTGAAGAAGGCGATCGAGGGTTACTGGAAGGGCCGCGTGAGCGCGGACGCCCTCCACCGCACCGCCGCCGAACTGCGCCGCCAGGCCTGGCAGCAGCTCGGTGACGCCGGTGTCGACGAGGTGCCCACCGGCGACTTCTCGCTCTACGACCACGTGCTGGACACCAGCGTCATGGTGGGCGCGATCCCGGCCCGGCACCGGGAGGCCGTCGCCGCCGACGCCCTGGACGGCTACTTCGCCATGGCCCGCGGCACGCAGCAGGTCGCGCCACTGGAGATGACCAAGTGGTTCGACACCAACTACCACTACCTGGTGCCGGAGTTGGGCCCGGACACGGTCTTCACCGCCGACTCGGCCAAGCAGGTCGCCGAGCTGCGTGAGGCCCTGGCGCTGGGCCACACCGGCCGCCCGGTGCTGGTCGGCCCGATCACCTACCTGCTGCTGGCCAAGCCCGCCCCCGGGGTGGCCGCCGACTTCCGGCCGATCACCCTGCTGGACCGGCTGCTGCCGGTCTACGCCGAGGTCCTGGCGGACCTGAAGGCCGCCGGGGCCGAGTGGGTGCAGTTGGACGAGCCCGCGCTGGTCCAGGACCGCACCCCGGCCGAACTGAGCGCCACCGCCCGCGCCTACCGTGACCTGACCGCGCCCACCGACCGGCCGAAGCTGCTGGTGGCCTCGTACTTCGACCGCCTGGGCGAGGCCCTGCCGGTGCTGGCCGGCACGCCGATCGAGGGCCTGGCGCTGGACTTCACCGGCCCCGCCACCGCCAACCTCTTCGACCTCGCCGCCGCGGGCGGCCTGCCCGGCAAGCGCCTGGTCGCCGGTGTGGTCGACGGCCGCAACATCTGGATCAACGACCTCGCCACGTCGCTCTCCACCCTGGGCACGCTGCTCGACCTGGCCGACGGGGTGGACGTCGCCGCCTCCTGCTCGCTGCTGCACGTGCCGCTGGACTCGCGGGCCGAACGCGATCTGGATCCGCAGGTCGCCCGCTGGCTGGCCTTCGCCCGGCAGAAGGCCGCCGAGATCACCACCCTGGCCCGGGGACTGCGCCAGGGCACCGACGCCATCGCCGCCGAACTCGCGGCCAACCGTGCCGACCTGGCCTCCCGGGCCGGATCGGCGCTCACCCGCGACCCGGCCGTCCGCGCCCGCGCCGCGGCCGTCGGCGACGCCGACACCCGTCGCGCCCAGCCGTACCCCCAGCGGGCCGCCGCGCAGCGGGCCAGGCTCGGCCTGCCGCTGCTGCCCACCACCACCATCGGCTCCTTCCCGCAGACCACCGAACTGCGCACCGCCCGCGCCGACCTGCGGGCCGGGCGGCTCGACGCCGCCGGCTACGAGCAGCGGATCGCCGCCGAGATCCGCGAGGTCCTCGCCTTCCAGGAGAAGACCGGACTCGACGTGCTGGTGCACGGCGAGCCCGAACGCAACGACATGGTCCAGTACTTCGCCGAGCAGCTGAGCGGCTACCTGGCCACCCGGTACGGCTGGGTGCAGTCCTACGGCACCCGCTACGTGCGTCCGCCGGTCCTGGCCGGGGACATCTCCCGCCCCGAGCCGATGACCGTCCGCTGGACCAGCTACGCGCAGGCCCAGACCGACCGCCCGGTCAAGGGCATGCTCACCGGCCCGGTCACCATGCTGGCCTGGTCCTTCGTCCGCGACGACCAGCCGCTGGCCGAGACCGCCCGGCAGGTCGCCCTGGCCCTGCGCGACGAGGTCAACGACTTGGAAGCAAGCGGTAGTTCGGTGATCCAGGTGGACGAACCGGCGCTCCGCGAGACCCTGCCGCTGCGCGCCGCCGACCGCGCCGAGTACCTGGCCTGGGCCACCGAGGTGTTCCGGCTCACCACCAGCGGGGTGCGCGCGGACACGCAGATCCACACCCACATGTGCTACGTGGAGTTCGGTGACATCCTCACCGCCCTGGACGACATGGACGCCGACGTCTCCAGCCTGGAGGCCGCCCGTTCCCACCTGGAGGTCGCCCGGCAGCTCGCCCGGGCCGGGTACCCCCGCGAGGTCGGCCCCGGCGTCTACGACATCCACTCGCCGCGCGTCCCCGACACCGACGAGGTGGCCGCGCTGCTGCGCCGGGCGCTGGACGGCATCCCCGCCGAACGGTTGTGGGTCAACCCGGACTGCGGACTGAAGACGCGCGGCTGGACCGAGGTCCGAGCCTCACTGGAACATCTGGTCGCCGCCGCCCGCGAGGTCCGCGACAGTCTGCCCGACACCACGGCCTGA